In Mongoliitalea daihaiensis, one DNA window encodes the following:
- a CDS encoding DUF4292 domain-containing protein, producing MTKVSLRGLLLSGLVFFFFSCAKKPNLYTSDEIMQEFEGIYFDFEYLSSRGRIVLEESNGKVTKGTINFRAKKDSVIWFSVTPGLGLEALRGIVTKDYIRIKDRLNGEDINMSFAEMKDRFDLNLSFDLIQNLAFANVPHEFSYRDRLIRIGSNFDLTQVRDGVRYQSKISTSHGKVTELTSNSINDKGGLMASYVTFEDVDGQPFPNNMLFKLILGEGAEAQNTVVHMEISRIERTSTSLNFPFQFN from the coding sequence ATGACTAAGGTGAGTTTGCGAGGATTATTACTATCCGGATTGGTATTTTTCTTTTTCTCATGTGCCAAAAAACCAAACCTGTATACTTCGGATGAAATCATGCAGGAGTTTGAGGGGATTTACTTTGATTTTGAGTACCTAAGTTCGAGAGGTAGAATTGTATTGGAGGAATCCAATGGAAAAGTAACAAAAGGAACAATCAACTTTCGAGCAAAAAAAGACAGCGTGATCTGGTTTTCAGTCACGCCTGGATTGGGATTGGAAGCCCTCAGGGGCATTGTTACCAAAGACTATATCAGAATCAAAGATCGCCTGAACGGTGAGGATATAAATATGAGTTTTGCTGAAATGAAAGACCGTTTCGATTTGAATCTTTCATTTGATTTGATTCAAAACTTGGCCTTTGCAAATGTGCCACATGAGTTTAGCTACAGGGATCGTCTCATTAGGATCGGGAGCAACTTTGACTTAACACAAGTACGGGATGGTGTGAGATACCAGTCCAAAATAAGCACGAGTCATGGAAAAGTTACCGAACTTACGAGCAACTCTATCAATGATAAAGGGGGACTAATGGCTAGTTATGTTACCTTTGAGGATGTGGATGGACAGCCATTCCCCAACAACATGCTGTTCAAATTAATCCTTGGAGAGGGTGCTGAGGCTCAAAACACGGTGGTCCATATGGAGATCTCCAGAATCGAACGGACGTCAACTTCTTTGAATTTCCCATTTCAGTTTAACTAA